From the Oleiharenicola lentus genome, one window contains:
- a CDS encoding XylR family transcriptional regulator: protein MTRPKILLVFLMRFEEAARMLQGIVQHERSHRQWATFLDDEARAMSDPDFLRGEKWSGVISRHTTPALVKGCAKLGIPLVDLNDTPPFPGVPKIRPNNHAIGHLGAEHFLERGFRHFAFCGFGNEGWSCERRDGFVEALRLAGQGCDVLDVEYPGIITPDWNASQSRIIGSWLRRLPRPCAIMACVDVRAFQVIAAAQQAGLKVPEEFALLGVNNDVVRCELSDPPLSSVALNAHQSGYHAAEVLDHLLRGRAPEAMDVRIDPVGVVTRLSTDILAVGDRNVSTALNYIREHACKGLSVEEVVTHTAASRSQLEKKFRRFIGRSPQAEIRRVQLARAKELLTETDLPLKSIAGLTGFEHIEYLSVVFKRMTGESPGQYRKRTRTKPH from the coding sequence ATGACCCGCCCGAAGATCCTGCTCGTTTTCCTCATGCGATTCGAGGAGGCCGCCCGCATGCTGCAGGGGATCGTGCAGCACGAGCGCTCGCACCGGCAGTGGGCGACTTTCCTGGACGACGAGGCCCGCGCGATGAGTGACCCCGATTTTCTGCGCGGTGAAAAATGGTCGGGCGTCATCAGCCGGCACACAACCCCGGCGCTGGTTAAGGGTTGTGCGAAACTCGGCATCCCGCTGGTGGACCTCAACGACACCCCGCCCTTCCCCGGCGTGCCGAAGATCCGGCCGAACAACCACGCCATCGGCCACCTGGGCGCCGAGCATTTTCTCGAGCGCGGCTTCCGGCACTTTGCCTTCTGTGGCTTCGGCAACGAAGGCTGGTCCTGCGAGCGGCGCGACGGGTTTGTCGAGGCCCTGCGCCTTGCCGGCCAGGGCTGCGATGTGCTCGACGTCGAATACCCCGGCATCATCACCCCCGATTGGAACGCCAGCCAGTCGCGCATCATCGGCTCGTGGCTGCGCCGTCTGCCCCGCCCCTGCGCCATCATGGCCTGCGTGGATGTGCGCGCCTTTCAGGTCATTGCCGCCGCCCAGCAAGCCGGGCTCAAGGTCCCCGAGGAGTTCGCGCTGCTCGGGGTGAACAACGATGTCGTGCGCTGCGAACTCTCCGACCCGCCGCTTTCCAGCGTGGCCCTCAACGCCCACCAGTCCGGCTATCACGCCGCCGAGGTGCTCGACCACCTCCTGCGCGGCCGGGCTCCCGAGGCGATGGACGTCCGCATCGATCCGGTGGGCGTCGTCACCCGCCTATCCACCGACATCCTGGCCGTGGGCGACCGCAACGTGAGCACGGCGCTCAACTACATCCGCGAACACGCGTGCAAGGGACTGAGCGTGGAGGAGGTCGTCACCCACACGGCCGCCTCGCGCAGCCAGTTGGAGAAAAAGTTCCGCCGCTTCATCGGCCGCTCCCCGCAGGCGGAGATCCGCCGGGTGCAGCTCGCCCGCGCCAAGGAACTGCTCACCGAGACCGACCTGCCGCTGAAGAGCATCGCCGGGCTCACGGGTTTCGAGCACATTGAGTATCTCTCCGTGGTCTTCAAGCGCATGACCGGCGAGTCGCCGGGGCAATACCGCAAGCGCACGCGCACCAAGCCCCACTGA
- a CDS encoding choice-of-anchor N protein, whose translation MKKPFIALVAAATVFGTTAYGIPTLQLDASNAAYDAATETTLASSPEFTLFALFNGLTPSGTYYISAALTPATPSGNYGSFKFNGTTVNVTSDMSWGTPTLLPSHDIFPTYYKEFAFTFSTSDNSNRFTNYDVQSVVGEHTGPIQSNTGNSRFAAFSIDLSGLAPETGIHFDLYNYSTKQNGELKIKFAPFSHDAGGNNLVPDGGNTALLIGLGLVCLGLFKGRNAR comes from the coding sequence ATGAAGAAACCTTTCATCGCATTAGTCGCAGCCGCCACCGTGTTCGGAACCACCGCTTATGGTATCCCGACCCTTCAACTTGATGCGTCCAACGCCGCATATGATGCCGCGACCGAAACGACGTTAGCCAGCAGCCCGGAGTTCACCCTCTTTGCCCTGTTCAACGGGCTTACTCCGAGCGGCACCTACTACATCTCGGCCGCTTTGACTCCGGCCACGCCGTCAGGGAACTACGGTTCCTTCAAGTTCAACGGAACCACGGTCAACGTCACTTCGGACATGAGCTGGGGCACTCCCACCTTACTGCCCAGCCACGACATCTTTCCGACCTACTACAAGGAGTTCGCATTCACCTTCTCTACTTCTGATAATTCGAACCGGTTCACCAACTATGATGTCCAGTCAGTTGTAGGCGAACACACCGGACCGATCCAGAGCAATACTGGCAACTCGCGGTTCGCCGCATTCTCCATCGATTTGAGCGGTCTGGCCCCGGAAACCGGGATCCATTTTGACCTCTACAACTATTCCACCAAGCAAAACGGAGAGCTGAAAATCAAGTTCGCCCCCTTCTCCCATGATGCCGGTGGCAACAACTTGGTGCCAGATGGCGGCAACACCGCCCTGTTGATCGGCTTGGGCTTGGTGTGCCTTGGACTGTTCAAGGGCAGAAATGCGCGCTAA
- the sixA gene encoding phosphohistidine phosphatase SixA — protein MTIYLIRHAHAVEGDDDARRPLSDKGRRQIRAMAKFLRRSGRLKTREFWHSPLERAKNTAALLAGDMELDAKLSEVAGVEPYANPATMAAKLKSIRRSVAVVGHEPHLSALATLLILGRAEHPVLVLKKGAVAALERKDGRWALRWQVSPKEIA, from the coding sequence ATGACGATTTATCTCATCCGGCACGCGCACGCGGTGGAGGGCGACGACGATGCCCGGCGTCCCCTGAGCGACAAAGGCCGGCGCCAAATTCGCGCGATGGCGAAGTTTCTCCGGCGCAGCGGCCGGCTCAAGACGCGCGAATTCTGGCACAGTCCGCTCGAGCGGGCGAAAAACACCGCGGCCTTGCTGGCCGGCGACATGGAACTCGACGCCAAGCTCAGCGAGGTCGCGGGCGTTGAACCGTATGCCAACCCGGCGACGATGGCGGCGAAGCTGAAATCCATCCGCCGGTCGGTTGCCGTGGTCGGTCATGAGCCGCATCTTAGCGCGCTGGCCACCTTGCTGATCCTGGGCCGTGCCGAGCATCCGGTGCTGGTGCTCAAAAAGGGCGCGGTTGCCGCGCTGGAGCGCAAGGACGGTCGCTGGGCCCTGCGATGGCAGGTGTCGCCCAAGGAAATCGCCTGA
- a CDS encoding DUF2306 domain-containing protein, whose product MISFSRWLVLILSLGVTGYGLYAYLALPPGTSVHPDMKAAYAAHPGRIVAHVAFSALALAVGPLQFFPALRARRRLHRGLGYLYFLGVMGGGIAGFCTAFIAYGGLVARVGFGMLALVWLWTALAAIHAARRRDFEAHERWALRSFALTFAAVTLRLYMPLFFAAGIAFEDFYPVQAWLCWVPNLILLEWMLLGRAKAQK is encoded by the coding sequence ATGATTTCGTTCTCCCGCTGGCTGGTGCTGATTCTCTCGCTGGGGGTGACCGGTTACGGCCTCTACGCTTACCTCGCCCTTCCGCCGGGAACGTCGGTCCATCCCGACATGAAGGCCGCTTACGCCGCGCACCCCGGTCGGATTGTGGCGCACGTGGCGTTCTCCGCCTTGGCGCTTGCAGTCGGGCCATTGCAATTTTTCCCGGCCTTGCGAGCCCGGCGAAGGCTGCACCGCGGGCTCGGTTACCTCTATTTTCTCGGTGTGATGGGCGGAGGAATCGCGGGTTTTTGCACGGCCTTCATTGCCTATGGAGGTCTCGTGGCAAGGGTCGGGTTCGGGATGCTGGCGCTGGTCTGGCTCTGGACCGCACTGGCTGCGATCCATGCGGCGCGCCGTCGTGATTTCGAGGCACATGAGCGCTGGGCGCTGCGCAGTTTCGCCCTGACCTTTGCGGCGGTTACCCTGCGGCTCTACATGCCGTTGTTCTTTGCCGCCGGCATCGCCTTCGAGGATTTCTACCCGGTGCAGGCGTGGCTCTGCTGGGTGCCCAACCTGATTTTGCTCGAGTGGATGCTGCTCGGCCGGGCCAAGGCGCAGAAGTAA
- a CDS encoding metallophosphoesterase — protein sequence MIRILSDLHCYDARTLVRDFQQLLPLLEGVPELVLNGDSCEMRRDVSPAMVEALRNFFRQRVPAVTFITGNHDPDISDTHELLLAKDRIWVTHGDIFLDGLTPWSRHAGQLRRLLAAERAADPSADFALPAVRLRLARAVARAEEDLPDYVTGGWRAHLKWIARTFFPPRQVLAMLRAWRDLPSLAARLAVAQRSSTQVVVTGHVHFPGVWRHSGGPTIINTGSFFQPLGGNLVDIFADRVEVRRIRRCGSDFAPGALLATIPLHLSGSRT from the coding sequence GTGATCCGCATCCTATCGGACCTTCACTGCTACGACGCCCGCACGCTGGTCCGGGACTTCCAGCAGTTGCTCCCGCTGCTCGAGGGCGTGCCGGAACTCGTGCTCAATGGCGACAGCTGCGAGATGCGGCGAGATGTGTCGCCCGCCATGGTCGAGGCGTTGCGCAATTTTTTCCGCCAACGGGTGCCTGCGGTGACGTTTATCACCGGCAATCACGATCCCGACATCAGCGACACCCATGAGCTCCTGCTGGCAAAAGACCGAATTTGGGTGACGCATGGCGACATCTTCCTCGACGGGCTGACGCCCTGGAGCCGGCATGCCGGGCAGCTCCGGCGCTTGCTGGCCGCGGAACGCGCCGCCGATCCCTCCGCCGATTTTGCGCTGCCGGCCGTGCGCCTGCGGCTGGCGCGCGCGGTGGCGCGGGCGGAGGAGGATTTGCCCGATTACGTGACCGGCGGCTGGCGCGCACACCTCAAGTGGATCGCGCGCACCTTCTTCCCTCCGCGCCAGGTGCTGGCGATGCTGCGGGCGTGGCGCGACTTGCCAAGTTTGGCCGCGCGTCTGGCCGTGGCGCAACGTTCCTCCACGCAGGTGGTCGTGACCGGTCATGTGCACTTTCCGGGGGTGTGGCGTCATTCGGGCGGCCCCACGATCATCAACACCGGTTCCTTCTTCCAACCGCTGGGCGGCAATCTCGTGGACATCTTCGCCGACCGGGTCGAGGTCCGCCGGATCCGGCGATGCGGGAGCGATTTTGCGCCGGGTGCGTTGCTGGCCACGATTCCGCTGCACCTTTCCGGCTCGCGAACTTAA
- the rsmH gene encoding 16S rRNA (cytosine(1402)-N(4))-methyltransferase RsmH, translating into MSDPHPDPGAPSPEKPKRRPRYAGKHPRRFEEKYKELNPERYAGDVAKVLASGKTPAGMHRPIMVAEILEVLAPKPGETAVDCTLGYGGHSREILPLLAPGGRLIGLDVDPIEHPKTTARLRDAGFGEDVFTAVRSNFAGLAKVLAQLGLSGADAILADLGVSSMQLDDPARGFTFKTDSPLDLRLNPSRPPSAADWLAKASEDALAEALAANSDEPHAALLARELTSRRTDTPFTRTIQLADAIREILREHQPRLDTEAANDTVRRVFQALRIAVNDEFGVLDLFLRHLPHCLKPGGRVAILTFHSGEDRRVKQAFREGVRTGLYTATNEEVVRAGPAERRANPRSSSAKLRWAIRAE; encoded by the coding sequence GTGAGCGATCCCCATCCCGATCCCGGCGCCCCGTCGCCGGAGAAGCCCAAGCGCCGGCCCCGCTACGCCGGCAAGCATCCCCGCCGGTTCGAGGAGAAATACAAGGAGCTGAACCCGGAGCGCTACGCCGGCGACGTCGCCAAAGTCCTCGCCTCGGGCAAGACTCCCGCCGGCATGCACCGGCCAATCATGGTCGCCGAGATTTTGGAAGTGCTCGCCCCCAAACCCGGTGAAACCGCCGTGGACTGCACACTCGGCTATGGCGGCCACTCCCGCGAGATTCTGCCGCTGCTCGCGCCCGGCGGCCGCCTCATCGGCCTCGACGTCGATCCCATCGAACACCCAAAAACCACCGCCCGTCTGCGCGACGCCGGCTTCGGCGAAGACGTCTTCACCGCCGTCCGTTCCAACTTCGCCGGCCTGGCCAAGGTCCTCGCGCAGCTCGGCCTCAGCGGGGCCGACGCCATCCTCGCTGATCTCGGCGTCTCCTCGATGCAACTCGACGATCCGGCCCGCGGTTTCACCTTCAAGACCGACAGCCCGCTCGACCTGCGCTTGAATCCGTCGCGCCCACCCTCGGCGGCGGATTGGCTGGCCAAGGCTTCGGAGGATGCGCTTGCCGAAGCGCTCGCGGCCAATTCCGACGAACCGCATGCGGCTCTTCTCGCGCGCGAGCTCACGAGCCGTCGCACCGACACACCCTTCACGCGCACCATCCAACTGGCCGACGCGATCCGCGAGATCCTGCGCGAACACCAGCCGCGCCTCGATACGGAGGCCGCCAACGACACCGTGCGGCGCGTGTTCCAGGCCCTGCGCATCGCGGTGAACGACGAGTTCGGCGTGCTCGACTTGTTCCTACGCCACCTGCCCCATTGCCTCAAACCCGGCGGGCGCGTCGCGATCCTCACCTTCCACTCCGGCGAGGACCGGCGCGTGAAACAGGCCTTCCGGGAAGGCGTGCGCACCGGCCTCTACACCGCCACCAACGAGGAAGTCGTCCGCGCCGGCCCCGCCGAGCGCCGCGCCAATCCCCGGAGCAGTTCGGCCAAACTCCGTTGGGCCATCCGCGCGGAATAA
- a CDS encoding ExbD/TolR family protein, which produces MLLRSSRFAATARPRARVEIIPLIDVVFFLLATFVLFTLSLNRVKVLPLILPSSGEVREKPELVTIQVTDGGAAYWNRELVELNQIPGLLNHYKSQTDTPRVLITGDERAKFGPMIAVLDDVRRAGITHYSVETKARRGGD; this is translated from the coding sequence ATGCTCCTGCGCTCCTCCCGTTTTGCCGCCACCGCGCGCCCCCGGGCCCGCGTCGAGATCATCCCGCTGATCGACGTGGTGTTCTTCCTGCTGGCGACCTTCGTGTTGTTCACGCTGTCGCTCAACCGCGTGAAGGTCCTGCCCCTCATCTTGCCGTCCTCCGGCGAAGTCCGGGAAAAGCCTGAGCTCGTCACCATCCAAGTTACCGATGGCGGCGCCGCCTACTGGAACCGTGAGCTGGTCGAATTAAACCAGATTCCCGGGTTGTTGAATCATTACAAGTCCCAGACCGACACGCCCCGCGTGCTCATCACCGGCGATGAACGCGCGAAGTTCGGCCCGATGATCGCCGTGCTCGACGACGTGCGCCGGGCCGGCATCACCCACTACTCGGTCGAGACCAAGGCGCGGCGCGGCGGCGACTAG
- a CDS encoding MFS transporter produces the protein MRLPNLLATKTGRLVTFFTLYLTEGIPLGFTATAIATQMRRQGLGPAEIGAFVGSLYLPWAFKWVMGPFVDVLSSDRFGRRRAWIIAMQGLLVLSLMAALPVNFTTEVKLFTLIIFLHNCFAATQDVAIDALACSVLSEKERGLANGVMFGGAYLGQSIGGAGVLLLIPYTGLPATFFFVSAVIVSVTVFIALPLKEPKGPPREPVSGPAVAAAGREIGRFCRDAFRAFTRSRAAWLGLVFAIMPSGAYALNLALQSNLAVELGLKDSAIARLNLTTTVITAFCCMAGGWLSDRYGRRKMLGLFIAGTLLPGLYLAWEMSRHGWIMPVAQDQANRPVPAAALVTAFWVACLSFAVFHGLMYGTRTALMMDITTPAVAATQFTAYMAIFNFVISYSATWQGLAIERWGYPQTLVMDSLFGIFCLALLPFLKPRPSVTPT, from the coding sequence GTGAGACTCCCCAATCTGCTGGCCACCAAGACCGGGCGCCTGGTCACCTTTTTCACGCTTTATCTCACCGAAGGCATTCCCCTCGGTTTCACGGCGACCGCCATCGCGACCCAGATGCGCCGGCAGGGCCTGGGACCCGCCGAGATCGGCGCCTTCGTCGGCTCGCTCTACCTGCCCTGGGCTTTCAAGTGGGTGATGGGGCCTTTCGTGGACGTGCTGTCCTCCGACCGCTTCGGCCGCCGCCGCGCCTGGATCATCGCCATGCAGGGCCTGCTCGTGCTTTCGCTGATGGCGGCGCTGCCGGTGAACTTCACCACCGAGGTGAAACTATTCACGCTGATAATTTTTCTGCACAACTGTTTTGCCGCCACGCAGGACGTGGCCATCGACGCGCTGGCCTGCTCGGTGCTGTCCGAAAAGGAACGCGGCCTCGCCAACGGCGTCATGTTTGGTGGCGCCTACCTGGGTCAGTCCATCGGTGGCGCCGGCGTGCTGCTACTCATCCCCTACACGGGCTTGCCGGCCACGTTTTTCTTTGTCTCCGCCGTGATTGTGTCGGTCACGGTGTTCATCGCGCTGCCGCTGAAGGAGCCCAAGGGGCCGCCCCGCGAACCCGTCTCCGGCCCGGCCGTTGCCGCCGCCGGACGGGAAATCGGCCGCTTTTGCCGCGACGCCTTTCGGGCGTTCACTCGTTCGCGGGCCGCCTGGCTTGGGCTGGTCTTCGCGATCATGCCGAGCGGGGCCTATGCGCTGAACCTCGCCCTCCAATCCAACCTCGCCGTCGAACTCGGCCTGAAGGACAGCGCCATTGCCCGGCTCAACCTGACGACGACCGTGATCACGGCCTTCTGCTGCATGGCGGGCGGCTGGCTTTCGGACCGTTACGGCCGGCGCAAGATGCTCGGACTGTTCATCGCCGGCACGCTGCTGCCCGGACTTTATCTGGCCTGGGAAATGTCCCGGCACGGCTGGATCATGCCCGTCGCGCAAGACCAGGCCAACCGCCCGGTGCCGGCGGCCGCGCTCGTCACGGCGTTCTGGGTCGCCTGCCTGTCGTTCGCCGTCTTCCACGGCCTGATGTATGGCACCCGCACGGCGCTGATGATGGACATCACCACGCCCGCCGTCGCCGCCACCCAGTTCACCGCCTACATGGCGATCTTCAACTTCGTGATCTCCTACTCCGCGACGTGGCAGGGCCTCGCGATCGAGCGCTGGGGCTACCCCCAGACGCTCGTGATGGACTCGCTCTTCGGCATCTTCTGCCTGGCCCTGCTGCCGTTCCTCAAACCACGACCGTCGGTGACGCCAACCTGA
- the yihA gene encoding ribosome biogenesis GTP-binding protein YihA/YsxC: MKIKSAEFETSATGLANVPRLAQPEIALIGRSNVGKSSLLNLLAERRDLARVSDLPGKTRLMNFYSINRNWRLVDLPGYGYAKVSKSERADFNEAAADYIEGRKNLRAVLVLIDSRLEPQPIDLAFVEWLVETKVTFGVVFTKTDKQSVSQTQASVARFRAVALDGLDPAPAIFLSSAKTKAGRTEILRYIASRL; this comes from the coding sequence ATGAAGATAAAATCCGCCGAATTCGAGACCAGCGCCACCGGCCTCGCCAATGTCCCCCGCCTCGCCCAACCCGAGATCGCGCTCATCGGCCGGTCCAACGTCGGCAAGTCCTCGTTGCTCAACCTGCTCGCCGAGCGCCGCGACCTCGCCCGCGTTTCCGACCTGCCGGGCAAGACGCGCCTGATGAATTTCTATTCCATCAACCGCAACTGGCGCCTCGTGGACCTGCCCGGCTACGGCTATGCCAAGGTTTCCAAGTCCGAGCGCGCCGATTTCAACGAAGCCGCCGCCGATTACATCGAAGGCCGGAAAAACCTGCGGGCCGTCCTGGTGCTCATCGACTCACGCCTCGAGCCCCAGCCCATTGACCTGGCCTTCGTCGAGTGGCTCGTGGAAACGAAGGTCACCTTCGGCGTCGTCTTCACCAAGACCGACAAACAGTCGGTCTCGCAGACCCAGGCCAGCGTGGCGCGCTTCCGCGCCGTCGCCCTCGACGGCCTCGACCCTGCGCCCGCGATTTTCCTCAGCTCCGCCAAGACCAAGGCCGGTCGCACGGAGATCCTCCGCTACATCGCCAGCCGGCTCTGA
- a CDS encoding YkgJ family cysteine cluster protein, with the protein MPARPPPLAERFALFDRTIEQMGARLLKVRHPPQMLATLRWGMEELDRTYAGTSARVRATVACRSGCDACCRVPVDVQAHEVFFAADHIQVNFSPAALADVIARLAGHRRRVAAFAAGTREHSRQTCELLHEGACSIYEGRPEACRSHHTSDAALCAAHLADPTVDISKAYIPALRARMFAVTLGLDEAIEAAGYDDRSYDFGSALHEALTNSLCLVRWMRRSAAFPDNCLSDP; encoded by the coding sequence ATGCCCGCCCGCCCGCCGCCCCTCGCCGAACGATTCGCCCTGTTCGACCGCACCATCGAGCAGATGGGGGCACGGTTGCTCAAGGTCCGGCATCCGCCGCAGATGCTGGCCACCCTGCGCTGGGGCATGGAGGAACTGGACCGGACTTATGCCGGGACCTCCGCCCGGGTGCGCGCCACCGTTGCCTGCCGGTCGGGGTGCGACGCCTGTTGCCGGGTGCCGGTGGACGTGCAGGCCCACGAGGTCTTCTTCGCCGCCGATCACATCCAGGTTAATTTTTCGCCCGCCGCCCTCGCCGATGTCATCGCCCGCCTCGCCGGCCACCGGCGCCGCGTCGCCGCCTTTGCCGCCGGCACGCGCGAGCACAGCCGCCAGACCTGCGAACTCCTCCACGAGGGTGCCTGCTCGATCTACGAAGGCCGCCCCGAGGCCTGCCGCTCGCACCACACCAGCGACGCCGCGCTCTGCGCCGCCCACCTGGCCGATCCGACGGTGGACATCAGCAAGGCCTACATCCCGGCCCTCCGCGCCCGCATGTTTGCCGTGACGCTGGGACTGGACGAGGCCATCGAGGCCGCCGGCTACGACGACCGCTCCTACGATTTCGGCTCCGCCCTGCATGAGGCGCTGACCAACAGCCTGTGCCTCGTGCGCTGGATGCGCCGGTCCGCCGCCTTCCCCGACAACTGCCTCTCCGACCCATGA
- a CDS encoding MBL fold metallo-hydrolase, protein MKFHPVLLLLLVTTGLAQPREVGPFTVHPIIPGVMRIEDANRSNPAGIQRDAQGAVTGFNNCSDMYLLVGRERALLIDLSNAIKWDDSAVASLQSLVGEAIGARKLHIAITHYHGDHTGMLPAFRDNPAVTFWIQTDEFKGREIFPPERTVPIGGDSSLDLGGGFVVEALKIPGHTDHSTAYFLRGKNLVFTGDGLGSGNGVWIFSAEGFAQYRRTVDRLITHIRTPANGIDESRLVIFGGHHWQKREKEKLTMQYLLDMQKLIADIKAGTAREERVTFGPYLNTNFISGEATITWNKADAEKFRAE, encoded by the coding sequence GTGAAATTCCACCCCGTCCTGCTCCTCCTGCTCGTCACCACCGGCTTGGCCCAGCCCCGCGAAGTCGGGCCCTTCACGGTCCACCCGATCATCCCGGGCGTGATGCGCATCGAGGATGCCAACCGCAGCAACCCCGCCGGCATCCAGCGCGATGCCCAGGGCGCCGTGACCGGTTTCAACAACTGTTCCGACATGTATCTGCTCGTCGGACGCGAGCGGGCCCTGCTGATCGACCTCTCCAACGCGATCAAGTGGGATGACTCGGCCGTCGCTTCACTCCAATCGCTGGTCGGCGAGGCAATCGGCGCGCGCAAACTCCACATCGCCATCACCCACTACCACGGCGACCACACGGGCATGCTGCCGGCCTTCAGGGACAACCCCGCCGTGACGTTTTGGATCCAGACGGATGAATTCAAGGGCCGGGAAATCTTTCCGCCGGAACGCACCGTCCCCATCGGCGGCGACTCCTCCCTCGACCTCGGCGGCGGCTTCGTGGTGGAGGCGCTGAAGATCCCCGGCCACACCGACCATTCCACCGCATATTTTCTGCGCGGGAAAAACCTGGTGTTCACCGGCGACGGACTCGGCTCGGGCAACGGCGTGTGGATCTTCTCCGCCGAGGGGTTTGCCCAATACCGCCGAACCGTTGACCGGTTGATCACCCATATCCGGACACCGGCCAACGGCATCGACGAGAGCCGGCTCGTCATCTTCGGCGGCCACCATTGGCAGAAGCGAGAGAAGGAAAAACTCACGATGCAATACCTCCTCGATATGCAGAAGCTCATCGCCGACATCAAGGCCGGCACCGCCCGCGAGGAACGCGTGACCTTCGGGCCCTACCTCAACACGAACTTCATCTCCGGCGAGGCGACCATCACCTGGAACAAGGCGGATGCGGAAAAATTCCGCGCGGAATAG
- a CDS encoding lipocalin family protein has protein sequence MVDVIPLRHLFLPLFPLLGLFTGCASVSRPPITPVPKVELPRFMGDWYVIAHIPTFIERDAHEAVESYALAPDGTIATTFTFREGGSDGPVKRYTPTGFVRDREDNSTWGMQFIWPVKAEFLIAYLDPGYTQTIIARNARDYVWIMARTPVIPETDFAGHVARLQAWGYDVSQLRRVPQSPRP, from the coding sequence ATGGTGGATGTGATCCCGCTCCGTCATCTTTTCCTTCCGCTGTTCCCCCTGCTTGGCCTGTTCACCGGGTGTGCGAGCGTTTCCCGCCCGCCGATAACCCCCGTGCCCAAGGTTGAGCTGCCGCGTTTCATGGGCGACTGGTATGTGATCGCCCACATCCCGACCTTCATCGAGCGCGATGCGCATGAGGCGGTGGAGAGCTACGCCCTCGCGCCCGACGGGACGATCGCGACGACCTTCACGTTTCGGGAAGGCGGATCGGACGGGCCGGTGAAACGCTACACGCCCACGGGCTTTGTGCGTGACCGCGAAGACAATTCCACCTGGGGCATGCAGTTCATCTGGCCGGTCAAGGCCGAGTTCCTCATCGCCTACCTCGACCCGGGCTACACCCAGACGATCATCGCGCGCAATGCCCGCGACTATGTCTGGATCATGGCGCGCACGCCGGTGATCCCGGAGACCGACTTCGCCGGCCATGTCGCCCGGCTGCAGGCTTGGGGTTATGATGTCAGCCAGCTTCGTCGCGTGCCGCAGTCGCCGCGGCCCTGA
- a CDS encoding acyl-CoA thioesterase translates to MIRPTFTLTRRVEFHETDAAGLMHFSNYYRWMEVCEHEWFRALGLESMTVGADGHARGWPRRESSCTHLRPLRCGDVVRICATIEEAGAAFLAYGFVFEKDRAGRWTEVAHGRMTTIHVRKDAAARMEAEPMPDSVRAALAPA, encoded by the coding sequence ATGATCCGACCCACCTTCACCCTCACCCGGCGCGTGGAATTCCACGAGACCGACGCCGCCGGTCTCATGCATTTCTCAAACTACTACCGCTGGATGGAAGTCTGCGAACACGAGTGGTTCCGCGCCCTCGGCTTGGAAAGCATGACGGTGGGCGCCGACGGCCACGCCCGCGGCTGGCCGCGGCGGGAGTCGAGCTGCACGCACCTGCGCCCGTTGCGCTGCGGCGACGTGGTGCGCATCTGCGCCACCATCGAGGAAGCGGGCGCCGCGTTCCTCGCCTACGGCTTCGTGTTCGAGAAAGACCGGGCCGGCCGCTGGACCGAGGTGGCACACGGAAGAATGACCACCATCCATGTCCGCAAAGATGCTGCCGCCCGCATGGAAGCCGAGCCCATGCCCGACTCCGTGCGCGCAGCCTTAGCCCCCGCGTGA
- a CDS encoding DUF2256 domain-containing protein has protein sequence MPRMRRKSDLPQKTCGGCGRPFAWRRKWAKVWDEVKYCSDACRQKRHAPRSGPVLR, from the coding sequence ATGCCGCGCATGCGCCGCAAATCCGATTTGCCGCAGAAAACCTGCGGGGGGTGCGGGCGACCCTTCGCGTGGCGACGCAAGTGGGCGAAAGTGTGGGACGAGGTGAAATATTGCTCCGACGCCTGCCGTCAAAAACGCCACGCACCCCGCAGCGGCCCGGTTCTCCGATGA